One part of the Marispirochaeta sp. genome encodes these proteins:
- a CDS encoding flagellar protein FlbB: protein MAKVNAGYRIIVLVLLIGILLLGGLLWFDHLGIVNVREQLRPVFNLLGMETPEKVPDDGSVLMLDEARIEKRWEELERREDALFEQEELLSAKEEELLQMVEALEEREKALEDREKSFNEIVKQYENKNANLRQAAEYFTGMPPEAAVERLVAMDDQDVIDILRMTEQLAREAGDASVVSYWLSLMPADRAAVLNRKMLKKPEVQGG from the coding sequence ATGGCAAAGGTGAATGCAGGATATAGAATTATCGTCCTTGTCCTGTTGATAGGGATTCTACTCCTCGGCGGATTACTCTGGTTCGATCATCTGGGAATAGTAAATGTCCGTGAACAATTAAGACCGGTTTTTAACCTTCTGGGGATGGAAACTCCCGAAAAGGTTCCTGATGACGGATCCGTTCTCATGCTTGACGAAGCGCGAATTGAAAAGCGCTGGGAAGAGCTTGAGAGACGAGAGGACGCTCTTTTTGAACAGGAAGAGCTGCTGTCTGCCAAGGAGGAAGAACTCCTCCAAATGGTTGAAGCCCTTGAAGAAAGGGAAAAGGCTCTTGAAGATCGGGAAAAATCGTTCAATGAAATTGTAAAACAGTACGAAAATAAGAATGCGAACCTGCGACAAGCTGCAGAATACTTTACCGGGATGCCCCCGGAGGCGGCTGTTGAAAGGCTCGTTGCAATGGATGACCAGGATGTTATTGACATTCTGCGTATGACCGAACAGCTTGCCCGGGAAGCGGGAGACGCTTCGGTTGTGTCGTACTGGTTATCCCTGATGCCTGCGGACAGAGCCGCGGTTTTAAACCGCAAGATGCTCAAAAAACCGGAGGTTCAAGGAGGATGA